GTTTCATAGAAAATTATATTAATAAATGCCAATATGTTCCTTTTTATAGTAACGAAAGTTCTGAACAAAGTTTTAAAAATTTGAACATGAATACACTTATTATTAGTGGTGAGGCAGACATTTCCTCAACAAAAGAATTTGCCTTAGAACTAAAAGAAAAATTTATAAATGAGAAGGTAAAATTTATTGGAGTAAAAAATTTAGCGCATATCCCATTAGCATTTAGAATAAACTATGAAGATTTTTTTGAAGAAAAATATCTTGGAGCAGAAAGATGTAGATTAAATATATTATTTGAATTTTTTAATGAAAAAAACGATTGGCCTAATCTTGGATGTTTATCTGAAATTTATCCACCCATTTATTCCTCGGATAATGCTTTAAAATATTATGAAAGTATTTTTAATAATAGTTAAGTTTTGCGAGAATTAATAGTGGATTTTAATTTTTCTTTTTTTTAAATAAATCTGGAGGTTCAGCAGTAAAAGGATCATCTGGCCAAGAGTGTTTTGGATATTTTCTAGATAGTTCTTTTTTCACAACATGATAGCTTTTTTGCCAAAAACTAAACAGGTCTTGTGTTACCTGTACTGCTTGCATATTTGGAGCGAGTAGGTGAACAACTAAAGGTATTGATTGATTGCAGATTTTTGGGGTTTCTTTTGTGCCAAAAAAATCTTGTAAACGCGAAGCAATCCAGGGCGGTCTATCGCTTTCATAGTGAACTTTTACTTTTCGTCCTTTGCCTATTTTTATATAATTAGGAAATAAATTCTCTAATTTTAGCATATCTTCAGATTCAAATAATTCTTGCAAATAATCTTCTAAATTTTTTTCTAAAATTTCAGAAAAACTTTTTTTATTTTTAGTTATAAAATTCTGTATAAATGGTAGTTCTAACTTTTTAATATCAATATTTTCTATCGTAATATTTTGTTGGGCTGCAAGATTGAATTTGTTTTTAAAATTACAATATGCAAAATCATCAGAAAAAGGTTTTGGCCATTGTGCAGCAATTTCTTTGTAAAGTATTTCACTAAATTTCTCTGAATTTTCTGCAATAGGCTTTTCTTCTAGCAAAAGTTTTCCATATAATGTTTTTCTGATTCCTTTCACCCGTTCAGCATCTTTATCCCATATATACTCTTCTACATCTTTCATAAATTCTTCTGAGGCATATACAAGTAATTCAGTTTCAATTCCATGTGCAATTTTAATTTGGATGGAATTTGCTTGTGAAACCGCTGTTGCTGCTTCTTCTGCGTCAATAGCAATTATAAATTCAGAATCTTGAACAACACTATTTTTTGCTAGAACAGCACCTCCTCCTAAGCATAAATTTAATTCTTTTAAATTATTTGAATTATTTTTTTGTTTTCTAACTTGACAAATTCTATCTGGATAAGCAGAGATGAGTATTAAACTGACTTTCTCATCTGATACATCTGTAAAACATTTTTGATAATTAATATGGAGAATATGACAAAGTTGATGAACTAAATTATTTATTTTTTGAATTGCAATTTTATCAATGTAATTTATTATTTCATTATTTAAATGTTCTTTTTTAACGCTTTTCTTGAATAAATTTAATTGAAAAATAATATCAGAATTGTGAATTTCTTGGGAATTAAAGTTTTTCTTTAGCAAAAATCCTTCATTTATAATTGCTACAATTAAAATACTTTGTGGTAAACATTCTAATGTTTTTGCAGTAGATAAAATTTTTCCTAATCGAGGGTGGAGAGGGAAGAAACAAATTTCTTTTCCTAAATTTGTGATCTGATTATTTTCATCAAGAGCTTCAATTTGTTTTAATAATTGAAGATTTGCTTGAAAGATATTACTTGCAGGTTTTTCAAACCAAGGTAACTCAAATAAGCTTTCTTTAATATTTAATTTTTCTTGAATCATTTTCAATTCAAGAATCATTTGGGTGAGATCTACCCTTTGAATTTCAGGTTTTTGATATGCTTGTCTTGATTGATAATCATTTAATGTAAATAATCTCTTAGCTATTCCTGGTGCAGTTCTTCCTGCTCTGCCTGTTCTTTGGATAACTGAAGCTTGACTTATAGGTAGAAGATCCAATGTTGGCATTCCACTCCAACTAGCATGTCCAGCAATTTTAGCTAACCCACAATCAATTACATTTGTTACACCTTGGAGAGTTATTGAAGTTTCTGCAACATTAGTAGCAAGAATAACTTTTATTTTTTCTGATTTAGAAAATAATTTTTGAATTTCATTCTTTGCAGAATCAGCTTTTAATCGTATAACTTCTAAATTTCTTTTTAAAGCAAGATCTTCTAGTGTTTCAGCACTTCGCTGAATTTCATTACTTCCTGGAAGAAAAACAAGAAAATCTCCTGGATATTTATTTTTATTTAAAAGCTCAACAATAGCGTTATAAACCAAAATATGTAGAGGTTTTTTTAGTTCATAATCTAATGTATGTTCAATTTCAACAGAATAGTTTTTACCTTCTGAAATAAATACTTTTGCTTCATTGAGATAGGAGTTTAATTTTTCAGTGTCTAGCGTTGCAGACATTACAATTAATTTTAAGTCATTACGGAAATTTTTTTGGATATAATTAACTAACATTAATGCAATATCTGTATGCAGATGTCTCTCATGGAACTCATCAATTATGACACAGGAAATATTTGTTAAAAAAGGATCTGAAAGTATTTGGCGTGTAAATATTCCTTCAGTAACATATTTTATTCTTGTTTCCTCATTGCTAACGTTCTCAAAGCGAATTTGATATCCAATTGTCTCCCCAATTTTTTCATTTAACTCAAGGGCAACTCTTTCTGCAGATAGTTTAGCTGCCATTCTTCTGGGCTCTAATACTAATATTTTTCCAGGTAGAACATTAAGAAGAGCTGGTGGTACACGCGTTGTTTTTCCTGCACCAGGGGTAGCTTGGATGATAATTTGATTATTGCTTTTAATGGTATCGAGTATATCTGGGAGGCAATCATCAATTGGGAGTCTTAAATTTTGCAATATCATTCTTTAAAGCCTTAGGAATTATCTTTTAAACGGAAAAATAAAGTTTCTGCATTTTGTTTAGTCAAAGTTGCTAACTCTTGTGAAGATATGTTTCGCAGGTTTGCTATAAAATCACAAGTGTATTTTAAATTTCCGGGCTCGTTTATTTTCCCGCGCTTAGGTACTGGTGCTAGATAGGGACTATCAGTTTCAATTAAAATTCGGTTTTCAGGAACTATTTTTGCAACTTCTTGCAGACTTGTTGAATTTTTAAAAGTAACAATTCCTGAAAATGATAAGAAAAAACCACAATCTAAAAAATCTTTTGCTTCTGATAAAGTACCAGTAAAACAATGGATAACACCTGTAAGACCTTTATTTATAAATTGTTTTATTCTTTCTAATACCAATGCATGAGTCTCACGGACGTGAACAACAATTGGTAATTTTAATTCAGTTGCCATTTCTAAAAAATATTCAAAACATTCAATTTGATTTTCCATAGGAGATAAAGTGTAATAGGCATCAAGACCTATTTCGCCAATACCAACGACCCTTTTGTTACTTTTAGCATGTGTGCGCACAATTTCGGCTTCCGAAATGGTAAATTTTGCTGCATCGTGGGGTTGGATACCAAGAGTCAAGTAAATCATCTCAGATAATTGAAGTTGTTGTAATCCTAATTGAATTGTTTCAGGATCGTAGGCAATATTGATTATTTTTTCTAAACCATTATTTTTCGCTGTAGCTAAAATTTCAGATAAATTATCCTTTAATTTATCAGATACGAGATGACAATGCGTATCAATTAACATTTAATTTTGTTCCTTTATTCAAACGCTGATAAACCAGTAAGTTTTTCTCCTACAATCAGCAAATGAATATCGTTTGTGCCTTCATATGTATAGACGGATTCTAAATTGCACATATGGCGCATAGAGCGGTATTCACCACTAATTCCATTTGCACCTAAAATATCTCTTGCAGTTCTTGCACAATCCAATGCAATTTGTACATTATTTTGTTTACCCATACTAATTTGTGCTGGATGCAATTTTTTTATGTGCTTTAAATGCGCTAACTGCATTGCTAACAAGTTTCCTTTGGCAATTTCGGTGGCCATAATAGCTAATTTACGTTGAATTAATTGATATCCAGCTAAAGGTCTTTTAAACATAATTCTTTCTTTTGTATATTGAATAGCCTCTTGTAAACAATCTTCAGCTGCACCAAGAACTCCAAAGACAATACCAAAACGAGCCTGATTTAAACACATGAGGGCATTTTTTAATCCGACAGTATTTTCTAAAAGATTTTTCTTTGGAATACGGCATTGATCAAAGAATAAAGAACCAGTGATAGAAGCTCTTAAACTCAATTTATGTTTGATTTCTGGGGCTGAAAATCCTTTTGTTCCTTTTTCTATTAGAAAACCACGAATTCCTTCATCTGTTTGAGCCCATACTACGGCAACATCAGCAATTGGAGCGTTTGTTATCCAGGTTTTTGAACCATTTAATATCCAATCACCACTATCTTTCTTTGCATACGTTTTCATACCAGCTGGATTTGAACCAAAATCTGGTTCGGTTAAGCCAAAACAACCAATGCGTTCACCTTTAGCCATCAATGGTAGAAAAGTATTTTTTTGTTCTTCACTGCCAAATGCATGAATGGCATACATTGCTAAACTGCTTTGAACACTTGCAAAACTCCGCAGGCCACTGTCCCCTCTTTCAAGCTCTTTCATTATTAATCCATAGGAAACTTCATCTAGTCCTGCACAGCCATAGCCTGTTAAGTTACAGCCTAGTAATCCTAGTTTCCCTAGCTCTGTAATAAATTCTTTTGGAAAATAACCTTGTTCAAAATTAAGGGTTATGTTTGGTAGAAATATTTCAGTGACAAACTTTCTAACTGTATCTTTCATCAACTTTTGTGATTCATCAAGATTAGCAAACGCATTAAGAAAATCACTTGCATTTAACTCCATACTGTTTCCTTTATTTATTTTTTAGGTTTTCATAGGCCTCGTTTACTTCATCTTCATTAAAAAGTTTAATTGTTGTTTTTCCTAAATTTTTAGCTAGTGAGAGCAAATAAGTTACACCACTTTCAACACCATCAGGAAAGATTGCGTCTTGTTCAATGCAATGCGCTAAGATTGCCCAAAGAGTATTAATTTCATTTCTAGGATAAGTTTTTTGATTTCTAATTTCTTCTCGTAGACGCGAGCCATGATGCTTTAAAAACTGATCAACATATTTAGATGTTTTTACCATTACTGAGCGAGATATGCGAAGTATTCTATAACTTAAGGCTGTAAATAATAGTTGCAAGCTTTCATTTAAATCTGTTTCAGTTAAATTAGAAGAATCTATATCAAATCTGTGAATTGAGCATGTTTCTATGAGATCAAAGATTTGGCCAATAACTCTTACCCAATTTAGCATTAAAGATTGAGCTATAAACTTTGCACCAACGGAGCGGACATGTGGTTTGCCTACCACAGTTTTTACGTAAGTTGATGAGCAATGGAGAAGATGATTTGGACATAAAATAGCCCAAGTTTGAAGTTTAGGGTTAATAGCTTGGTTGGAGAAATATAAATTAAATTCAGCTTCAAAATCAGAAGTTGATCTCAAACCTCTGACCAAATGGGTGATATTATTTTCTTTAGCATAATCAGCAATAAGTCCCTCTTGAGAAGTAACAATTACTTTTTCACCAACCCGAAAAGGCGGATCTAATGCCCACCAATCTAAAAAGGGATCTATAGAATGTGCAATAACTCGAGCCCGAACCTCTGGTTTCAGCAAACTTTGTTTTGCGGGGTTAACAGCAGAAACAACATGAACTGTTTCAAAAACTTCTAAAGCGGTTTCTAAAACAAATTGATGGCCTTGTGTCCAAGGATCAAAAGAACCGGCATATACTGATGACTGCATAACTATTCCTTAATTTAATTAAACCGATCATTTGCTTACTTTCATATGCCAAAGATGTGGCGAGTTAATCAGCAAAAGAAATTTAGCTTAGGGCTATAATGAGGGCAAGGAGACTAGATAAAATATTAAAATAATTTGATGGAGAAAATATGAAAAATATTCTCTTTTTAGAAAATAGCCTCTCTTTGCATAAAGCAATAAAATTAATCCTAGCTAATGAAAATATATACAAAATTTTTATAGTAAGTAACAGTAAAAATTTTGATTTAGAAGTCAGTAAAAATAATTTTGATTTATTAATAGTCAACTCAAAATTTTACAATGCATTAGATAAAAAAAAGATTGAAAATCAGAGGTTATTAATAATTTATGA
This is a stretch of genomic DNA from Pigmentibacter ruber. It encodes these proteins:
- the hrpB gene encoding ATP-dependent helicase HrpB; translation: MILQNLRLPIDDCLPDILDTIKSNNQIIIQATPGAGKTTRVPPALLNVLPGKILVLEPRRMAAKLSAERVALELNEKIGETIGYQIRFENVSNEETRIKYVTEGIFTRQILSDPFLTNISCVIIDEFHERHLHTDIALMLVNYIQKNFRNDLKLIVMSATLDTEKLNSYLNEAKVFISEGKNYSVEIEHTLDYELKKPLHILVYNAIVELLNKNKYPGDFLVFLPGSNEIQRSAETLEDLALKRNLEVIRLKADSAKNEIQKLFSKSEKIKVILATNVAETSITLQGVTNVIDCGLAKIAGHASWSGMPTLDLLPISQASVIQRTGRAGRTAPGIAKRLFTLNDYQSRQAYQKPEIQRVDLTQMILELKMIQEKLNIKESLFELPWFEKPASNIFQANLQLLKQIEALDENNQITNLGKEICFFPLHPRLGKILSTAKTLECLPQSILIVAIINEGFLLKKNFNSQEIHNSDIIFQLNLFKKSVKKEHLNNEIINYIDKIAIQKINNLVHQLCHILHINYQKCFTDVSDEKVSLILISAYPDRICQVRKQKNNSNNLKELNLCLGGGAVLAKNSVVQDSEFIIAIDAEEAATAVSQANSIQIKIAHGIETELLVYASEEFMKDVEEYIWDKDAERVKGIRKTLYGKLLLEEKPIAENSEKFSEILYKEIAAQWPKPFSDDFAYCNFKNKFNLAAQQNITIENIDIKKLELPFIQNFITKNKKSFSEILEKNLEDYLQELFESEDMLKLENLFPNYIKIGKGRKVKVHYESDRPPWIASRLQDFFGTKETPKICNQSIPLVVHLLAPNMQAVQVTQDLFSFWQKSYHVVKKELSRKYPKHSWPDDPFTAEPPDLFKKKKN
- a CDS encoding TatD family hydrolase, with product MLIDTHCHLVSDKLKDNLSEILATAKNNGLEKIINIAYDPETIQLGLQQLQLSEMIYLTLGIQPHDAAKFTISEAEIVRTHAKSNKRVVGIGEIGLDAYYTLSPMENQIECFEYFLEMATELKLPIVVHVRETHALVLERIKQFINKGLTGVIHCFTGTLSEAKDFLDCGFFLSFSGIVTFKNSTSLQEVAKIVPENRILIETDSPYLAPVPKRGKINEPGNLKYTCDFIANLRNISSQELATLTKQNAETLFFRLKDNS
- a CDS encoding acyl-CoA dehydrogenase family protein, whose amino-acid sequence is MELNASDFLNAFANLDESQKLMKDTVRKFVTEIFLPNITLNFEQGYFPKEFITELGKLGLLGCNLTGYGCAGLDEVSYGLIMKELERGDSGLRSFASVQSSLAMYAIHAFGSEEQKNTFLPLMAKGERIGCFGLTEPDFGSNPAGMKTYAKKDSGDWILNGSKTWITNAPIADVAVVWAQTDEGIRGFLIEKGTKGFSAPEIKHKLSLRASITGSLFFDQCRIPKKNLLENTVGLKNALMCLNQARFGIVFGVLGAAEDCLQEAIQYTKERIMFKRPLAGYQLIQRKLAIMATEIAKGNLLAMQLAHLKHIKKLHPAQISMGKQNNVQIALDCARTARDILGANGISGEYRSMRHMCNLESVYTYEGTNDIHLLIVGEKLTGLSAFE
- the coaD gene encoding pantetheine-phosphate adenylyltransferase, translating into MQSSVYAGSFDPWTQGHQFVLETALEVFETVHVVSAVNPAKQSLLKPEVRARVIAHSIDPFLDWWALDPPFRVGEKVIVTSQEGLIADYAKENNITHLVRGLRSTSDFEAEFNLYFSNQAINPKLQTWAILCPNHLLHCSSTYVKTVVGKPHVRSVGAKFIAQSLMLNWVRVIGQIFDLIETCSIHRFDIDSSNLTETDLNESLQLLFTALSYRILRISRSVMVKTSKYVDQFLKHHGSRLREEIRNQKTYPRNEINTLWAILAHCIEQDAIFPDGVESGVTYLLSLAKNLGKTTIKLFNEDEVNEAYENLKNK